The genomic segment ATGCATCCCAGATGCAACAACCACAGACACAGCCTATGGATGCATCCCAGATGCAACAACCACAGACACAGCCTATGGATGCATCCCAGATGCAGCAACCGCAGACACAACCTATGGATGCATCCCAGATGCAACAACCGCAGACACAGCCTATGGATGCATCCCAGATGCAGCAACCGCAGACACAACCTATGGATGCATCCCAGTACTCGCAAATGCCATCCGACGCATCCAACACGCAGCCAGTCACTGACAACACCCAACAAGCAGGTGGCAGATACACACTACCTGCACAATTGACTTCGTCTGGTGATCCAAACATCGAGGCGGGCGTGAAGCAAGCTTTCCAACTAATCCAGTCAGGCGATCAGTTTGATGGCGCAAGAATTTTGATGATGATCGCAAAGGCAGACCCGTCAATTCTCCAGGATCAGGCATTCATCAAAAATTTGGTCGATCTCGAATCAGCAGTCAAAGCTGGTGGCGTGAACGCAGCTACAGATCAATCAGCGCTTAGCCAGACTGGACAAGCGCAATACGATGCAAACGGCAATCCAATAGACGCAAACGGAAACCCAATTAACCAGCAAGTTGATGCAAGCGGCAATCCGATTTCGCAGCCAGGCACTCAACAAATGGTTGATGCAAGCGGTAATCCAGCTTCGACCGATTCACAGACAATGCCATATTCGCAAAACGGGACGCAAGGCATGACCGGAATGTCAGTTCCGTACGATTCTTCCACTCAAGTTGCCTCCGGCACAGACCCTAGTGTCGGTGCACCAACAGGCTGAGCCATAAGTTTACGCTGAACGCCCAACGCTGCGGAGCAATTCGCATTTTCACTCCGCAGTAGGTGGTGGTTCCAAGGTTTACGCTGAACGTCGTCCCGCGAGGCCAAATCGGTTTCGCGGAGCAGGCGTTTGAGACTCCCGATCATCGAAGACCGCGAGCCACAATGTAGAACTCCCGACCGGCGAAATCGAATCGGTCAATCACGTCCATACCCACCTTCTCATGAGCCTTTACGGATCTCGGATTAGAAGTGGCGATAAAGGCAAGCGCGACATCGAAATCAGTAGCGGTTGCATCAAACAGCTTGTTGTATAGCGCTTCGAATACACCCTGACCGCGATAACTTTTCTCCACGCAAACCGGCCCACTTATAAAACTCGAAACTTCATTCAACCTTCTAGAGCCAATTTTGATGCGAGGAAATCTCTGCATCATAGCTGCAGGAACGGGCACATTTCGATTAAACTCAGGCGTACTGGCACAGACAAAACCAATAACCTGACCCGCATCCAGAGCGACAATCAGAGCAACACTTTTCGCCATCTGCTCGAACTGTTCAGCCGTAAAATCAGACGACAAGAAACCGTCGCCCCTTGCGTCTTCCGGCAATACTGCCAACGAGTTAGCCTTCTGCAGAGTGACAACCTGCTCAAAATCTAGTGCGCCTGCTGTGGTGACCTCGAATTTTGACACTTGCAACTTCAACTATTCCTGACGATTTTCATTCTAATTGTCCCAATTTGCGATAATAGCGTCATCTTCAGAAATTGGTGTTTGGGTGTCCATAAAGTCGCGCTTTTTATCGCTTTTTGTAATTTTTAGCACAATCGCTTCGGCTTCGTCGCTTCCTGCCGTAGCGATTGACATCGACCTGGATTCACGAGACTCCAGAGAGGCGCTTGCCAAGCCGTCTCCGCAGGCTCGCAAATTAGCAGAGAAGATCGTTGAGGCCTACGGCGGAATTGAAAAAATCAAGAATCTGAATGAATTGATGTACAAAGCGAAAGGTACGATCAAAGAGAGTTCAATGATATCAGGCGCGGAAAACACCTTTGATTGCCTTGTTTTTGCGCGAGGCGACAAGACGAGAGTCGAACTGAACATTTTGGGACAACCAGTGGTAACAGGTTACAACGGCTCCCAGAGTTGGGTAAAACAGGGCGACAACGTTTTTCCAACCGACGCGACTACAGCAAAACATATTCAACTGGAAGTCGAACATGGACTGAAATTACTGGAGCGCATCGCCGAACGAAACTCATATCTGGCTCTAGGGGAGCCACAATCTGTCAACGGGAAATTGTGTCAGACACTTCTGATACGAGCTAGCGACGGCAAGTTCAGCCGCTTTTCCATCGACCCGACAACCAATCTGGTTGTACGAAATGAATACACAGGCATAGACCTTGAACAAGGATTGAAAACCGTCAAAGCTAATGATTACCTGGACTATCGCCCGATCTTCGGTACGCAGTTGCCCTACACGACAATCGAATACAACGACGGTAAAAAAAGCACTGAGACTCTGCTCACCGAAATTGAGCTCGTTCCGAACGGCAACGACACGATTTTTGACATGCCTCTCGAAATTCCGATTGCGCGCCTGAAACAGGGTCCTATCAAAATGCCTTTCGAGTACAAAGGCAACGAAGTCATGGTCAAATCAAAAATCAACGGCAAACCGGAAGTAGCGCTGATTTTGGACACCGGCGCCACAACAACTGTGTTGAATTCAGCAGATGCCACCAATTACGGTATCGCAAAAACTTCCGATTTTAAAATGACCACCGGATCCGGAACAATTAAAACGAGCTATATAACTCTTTCAAGCCTCAGTCTCGGTGACCTGACGCTCAACAATGTACCGGTTGCTGTCAGTGATCTGCCGGGCTTCCGCGAACTGCCGGGCGAAAAACCAGTGGGAATCATCGGCGCAGATATTCTGCGAAGATTTCTTGTTTGTATAGACTACGAAAATCGCGAGGTCAGCTTTTCTGATCCCCGTGAAGTCAAAGTACCCGAAGATGCCATCGTAGTACCTACGGAACCGGCTCTGGGAGCGGCCGGGTTGGTCGTTCAAGGCAAGCTCGACGGTCAACCGCTGACGATGCTTGTCGACACAGGCGCAGCATTCAACAATGTTTCGGAGCACCTGGTAAAGAAACTACTCAAATCGGCGCTCTTGCCGGTTGGGAAAGTAGAGGGGCTGGACGGGCAAAAGATAAGCATTGGCGCAGTTATGTTCAAAAATCTGAAAATTGGACCACTAACAGTGCCCAATCCAATTTTCTCAGTCGCACCAGATACAATACCGGGTGCACCCAAGGGAATTATCGTTAACGGAGCCCTTGCGATCCTTGGGAACCCTTTCTGGAGCCACTTCAAGCTGACAATCGACTATCGAAACCAACGCCTGCTGTTGCAACGGTCTAAGACGCAGGAACAATTTGAAGCCGCCATGGCCGAGATTGATGCGATCGATGAGAAATACTGGCGCTCGCATGATGCGGTAGCAGCCGCCTCACAACTCAAAGATCTTTCAAAAAAGCTGGAATCACGCGGTGTTCTTTCCGGAGCTTCTGTTTGCCTGGCTAGATCTGCCCTTTACTCGGCTATAGATCTGAAGTCATTTGATGCAGCACATGCCTCCGATTTGCCAACCCGGCTCAACTCCATCAACGCAGATTTCAAAAACGCCGAACGGCTAGCCACGACGTCAAAAGACAAAACCGCTCTGGCTGAGGTTCTAGCAGCCAATGCGACATATTC from the Candidatus Melainabacteria bacterium genome contains:
- a CDS encoding GNAT family N-acetyltransferase, translating into MSKFEVTTAGALDFEQVVTLQKANSLAVLPEDARGDGFLSSDFTAEQFEQMAKSVALIVALDAGQVIGFVCASTPEFNRNVPVPAAMMQRFPRIKIGSRRLNEVSSFISGPVCVEKSYRGQGVFEALYNKLFDATATDFDVALAFIATSNPRSVKAHEKVGMDVIDRFDFAGREFYIVARGLR